The genomic region CACGGCGCTGTGTATGATGGCAGGGGTGGTCGCGCGCGGCCGCAGCGGCAGGTGAGGACCGATGACGAAATTGCGGCAGTCAGGTGACTACCAGATGCCGGTTGTTGACCGCGGCGTCCGGCCGGGCACGGTCTTGCGGATCATCCTGCTGGCGATCGTGCTCACCGCGTCGGCAGCCGCCTTCGTCGTCTTCAAGAACCAGCTCGAGAACGAAATCGTCCTTGGCATCCTCGGCGTGCTGGCGATGGTCGGCATATTCTTCCTGGTCTCGTCGGTGATCGGTTTCATCGAAGTCATGCCGCAGACGCGTCCCGACGAGCTCGCGCGTGCCTTTCTCGACGCTCACGAAGATGGCACGATCGTCACCGATCGCAGGGGACGCATCATCTATGCCAATGCCGCCTATGGCGCGCTGACCGGCGCCAAGAGTGCCGCCGGCGTCCAGTCGCTCGAGACTATTCTCTCCAGGAACCGCGAAGCGACCGAAGCAATTTATCGCCTCACCAACGGCCTCCACGAAGGCAAGAAGGGACACGAGGAATTCCGGTTGCTGAAGCCGCTCGCAAACGGCGCGTCGGTCGCCTCCGGCGCCCACTGGTTCCGCCTCAAGGCTCGCGTCCTGCCCTTGGAGGACAGCGACAGAAACCCGCTCTATCTCTGGCAGATCGCCGACATCACGGCCGAACGAGACGACCAGGAGCGTTTCTTCAAGGAACTGCAGAACGCGATCGACTATCTCGATCACGCCCCGGCAGGCTTCTTCTCGGCCGGACGCAAGGGCGAGATCTTCTATATCAACGCGACCCTCGCCGATTGGCTCGGCATCGACCTCACCAAGTTTCAACCGGGATCGGTCAGCATTGCCGATGTGGTCGCGGGCGAAGGTCTCGCGCTCGTCCAGTCGGTCCAGGCCGAGCCGGGCCTCAAGAAGACGAAAGTTCTTGATCTCGACCTGCGCAAAACCAACGGCCAGAGCCTGCCGGTACGCCTCATCCACCGTGTCTCGTCGACCCGTGACGGTGCGCCCGGCGAAAGCCGGACGATAGTCATGTCGCGTGAAGACGATGATGGCGATCAGTCGGCCTCGAACGCCGCCATGCGCTTCACGCGCTTCTTCAACAACACGCCGATGGCGATCGCTTCGGTCGACGGCGACGGGCGGATCCTGCGGACGAATGCTCCGTTCCTGAAGCTGTTTGCAGGTCTTGTTTCGCAGGACGACGTCGAGCGCGGCGCATTGATCGAAACGGTCGTGCACAAGTCCGAAAGAAACCGCCTTCAGGACGCGCTTGCGGCGGCAAAGGACCGGCAGGGCGATATCGCGCCGATCGACGCCTTGCATCCGAGCGACGAGGCACGACATTTCCGCTTCTACGTCAACGCCGTGATCGACCAGAGCGATCAGGCACCGGAGGAGGCGGCGATCATCTATGCGCTGGAGATCACCGAGCAGAAGGCGCTCGAGACCCAGATGGCGCAGACGCAGAAGATGAATGCGGTAGGGACGCTCGCAGGCGGCATCGCCCACGATTTCAACAATGTGCTGACCGCGATCCTGCTTTCCTCCGACCACCTCCTGCTTTCGGCGCGGCCCGCGGATGCAACCTTCGCCGATCTGATGGAAATCAAGCGCAACGCCAATCGTGCCGCCGTGCTCGTGCGACAACTGCTCGCCTTCTCGCGCAAGCAGACGATGCGCCCGACCGTGCTCAATCTCACCGACGTCATCGGCGATCTGCGAATGCTCGTCGACCGGATGACCGGCACCAATGTCAAGGTCGAGGTCGACTACGGCCGAGACCTCTGGCCGGTGAAGACCGATCTCGGCCAGTTCGAGCAGGTCCTGCTCAATCTTGCCGTCAATGCGCGGGATGCCATGCCCGAAGGCGGAACGATCACGCTGCGGACGCGAAATCTGCCGGCAAGCGAGGTGGCGGCGCTCGGACGACGGGAACTGCCGGAGGACGACTTCGTCATGGTCGAGGTCGCCGACCAGGGCACCGGCATTCCGCAGGAGATCATGGACAAGATCTTCGAGCCCTTCTTCACGACGAAGGAAGTCGGCAAGGGCACCGGCCTCGGTCTTTCGATGGTCTATGGCATCGTCAAGCAGTCGGGCGGCTATATCTATCCGGAGTCGGAAGTCGGGAAGGGCACCACCTTCCGCATTCTGCTGCCACGCCATGTCGAGGAAGTCGCAGCCGAAGCGTCGTCGGCAACCGAAGTTGCGATGCCGGCGGCCAGCAACTTGGTCGTGGCGCCCGCGCCCAAGGCGGAATCGGAGCCTGCAGACCTCACTGGCGATTCCGCTGTCGTGCTCCTGGTCGAGGACGAGGAAGCGGTGCGCCGCGGCGGCAAGCGCATGCTCGAGACGCGCGGTTACACCGTTCACGAGGCCGGATCGGGCGTTGAAGCGCTCGACATCATGGAGGAACTCAACGGCGCGGTCGACATCGTCGTATCGGACGTCGTGATGCCGGAGATGGACGGGCCGACGCTGCTGCGCGAACTGCGCAAGAAGTACCCGGACTTGAAATTCATCTTCGTGTCGGGTTACGCGGAAGACGCTTTTGCGCGCAACCT from Sinorhizobium garamanticum harbors:
- the cckA gene encoding cell cycle histidine kinase CckA, whose protein sequence is MTKLRQSGDYQMPVVDRGVRPGTVLRIILLAIVLTASAAAFVVFKNQLENEIVLGILGVLAMVGIFFLVSSVIGFIEVMPQTRPDELARAFLDAHEDGTIVTDRRGRIIYANAAYGALTGAKSAAGVQSLETILSRNREATEAIYRLTNGLHEGKKGHEEFRLLKPLANGASVASGAHWFRLKARVLPLEDSDRNPLYLWQIADITAERDDQERFFKELQNAIDYLDHAPAGFFSAGRKGEIFYINATLADWLGIDLTKFQPGSVSIADVVAGEGLALVQSVQAEPGLKKTKVLDLDLRKTNGQSLPVRLIHRVSSTRDGAPGESRTIVMSREDDDGDQSASNAAMRFTRFFNNTPMAIASVDGDGRILRTNAPFLKLFAGLVSQDDVERGALIETVVHKSERNRLQDALAAAKDRQGDIAPIDALHPSDEARHFRFYVNAVIDQSDQAPEEAAIIYALEITEQKALETQMAQTQKMNAVGTLAGGIAHDFNNVLTAILLSSDHLLLSARPADATFADLMEIKRNANRAAVLVRQLLAFSRKQTMRPTVLNLTDVIGDLRMLVDRMTGTNVKVEVDYGRDLWPVKTDLGQFEQVLLNLAVNARDAMPEGGTITLRTRNLPASEVAALGRRELPEDDFVMVEVADQGTGIPQEIMDKIFEPFFTTKEVGKGTGLGLSMVYGIVKQSGGYIYPESEVGKGTTFRILLPRHVEEVAAEASSATEVAMPAASNLVVAPAPKAESEPADLTGDSAVVLLVEDEEAVRRGGKRMLETRGYTVHEAGSGVEALDIMEELNGAVDIVVSDVVMPEMDGPTLLRELRKKYPDLKFIFVSGYAEDAFARNLPADAKFGFLPKPFSLKQLAVAVREMLDS